Within Candidatus Goldiibacteriota bacterium, the genomic segment TTTGGGATAATGAAGAATGGATTGTGGGCGCATATAAAGTCATATTTTCAGCCGTCATTTTTTATGCTGCCTTTCCATATTATAAGCGAGGTTTCAAGGACGGTGTCCCTTGCGGTAAGGCTTTTTGGAAATATCATGAGCGAAAGTTTAATGATAGGCGTGTTTCTTTCTGTTGTACCGCTATTTGTGCCTCTTGTTATGCAGGTATTCGGGCTGGTAATCGGTGTGGTTCAGGCATATATATTTTTTACTCTGGCAACTGTTTACATAGGGTCTTCCGTGTCAATACACGGGGAATAAAAAATGAAAGGAGGGTCATAATGGACAATGTAACGATAGTGGCGGTGGTTTCAATTATTACGGCAGGGGCGACAATTGTACTGGGAACATTGCTGCCCGCTTACGGCGAAATGAAAGCGCTTATAAAGGCGCTGGAATCAATCACGCAGCAGCCGGACGCTTCAAATGTATTAAGCAGAAACCTTTTTGTAGGGCTTGCCATGATTGAATCGCTGGCAATTTACTGCCTGGTTATTTCAATAATCCTTATTTTTACAAACCCGTTCTGGAATTTTATGACAACAGCCGGAGGCAAGTAGAATGGAATTTGACCTGTTTACATTTATAGCGCAGGTTATTAATTTTACAGTGCTTATAGCGCTGCTGAATAAATTTTTGTTTGGCAGGGTTAAAGCTGCTATGGATGAACGGGAAAGAAAGATTGCTGATGACCTTGAAAAAGCGGTTATTCAAAGGCAGGAAGCGGAAAAATCTGCCGCGCTTGCGGCGGAAGAATTAAAACTGCTGGAAAGCCGCAGGCAGGAAATGCTTGAGGACGCCAGGAACAAAGCGCGGGAAGAAGAAGCGCAAATGAAAGCCGCAGCGCAGACTGCCGCTGAAGAACGGCAGAAAAAGTGGCAGCAGGCGTTTTCGATGGAGCAGGAAAATTACATTAAGGCGCTTAAACTGCATTCGGGTAAATTCGCGTGGAAAGTCTCTGAAAAGATGTTAAGGGAACTGTCAGATGAAAAGATAAACAATAAAGCGGCGGAGATATTTTTAAAGAAATTAGAAGCGCTTGGCGGCGCGCAAACGGCGGAGTTTAAAGCGGCGGTCAACAGGTCGGAAAAACCCGTGGTGGTTTTAAGCCCGTTTGTAATAGATGATATTTTAAAGGATAAAATTTCAGGGGTAATAGTAAAAATGACAGAAAGCAAAAATAAAGTTTTATTTGAACGCAGTGAATCAATCGGATTCGGCATTCAGGCAGCTGTTGAAGGGTATAAGATTTCGTGGGGCGGGTCAGAATATTTTTCCGGTATGGAAAAAGAAGTGATAGATGTCTTTAAGGATGGAAATAAAAAAGGCGGCTATGATGGATGAAAAAAACGGAATAAAAGGCAGGCTTAACAGCATGCTTGATTCTGCCTTTACACAGGCCGGGGAAAAAGCCGATGAAAATTCCGCATCGCTTCTAATGGGAGAGACCGGAACAGTTATATCCGTAGGCAGGGGAATTGCATCAGTAAAAGGACTGTTCAATGTGAAATCGGATGAACTTATAAGTTTTCCGGGCGGGTATTACGGGACTGCTTTTAACCTGGAACCGGATTATGTGTCGGTGGTGCTTTTGTCAAAAAGCGATGATATTTCTGCAGGCATGCAGGTAAAAAGAACAGGCAAAACAGTAAGTGTGCCTGTGGGCAAGGCGCTGCTTGGCAGGGTGGTTGACCCGCTTGGCAGGGTGCTGGACAACGGGGCTGAAATAGCGGCCGAGAAATGGTACCCGGCGGAAAGGCCGTCGCCGGTTATTATGGACCGCGCGCCTGTATCCGTGCCGCTGCAGACCGGCATAACTGCGGTTGACGCGTTAATACCAATAGGAAGAGGGCAAAGGGAGCTTATTATAGGCGACAGGCAGACGGGAAAAACCGCTGTTGCCGTGGATACAATAATAAATCAGCGCGGAAAAGATGTGATATGCGCTTACTGTTCAATTGGGCAGCAGAATTCATCTACTGCAAAGGTAATAGCTTCTCTTAAAGAAGCCGGGGCATTGGATTATACTTTTATAGTCGCGGCAGGCGGGGATGACCAGCCGGGAATGAATTTTCTGGCGCCTTATTCCGCGTGCTCTATGGCGGAATTTTTTATGGAGCAGGGAAAAGATGTGCTGATAGTGTTTGACGACTTAAGCAAACACGCCCGTTCATACAGGGAGATTTCTTTGCTGCAAAGAAGGCCGC encodes:
- a CDS encoding F0F1 ATP synthase subunit alpha, encoding MLDSAFTQAGEKADENSASLLMGETGTVISVGRGIASVKGLFNVKSDELISFPGGYYGTAFNLEPDYVSVVLLSKSDDISAGMQVKRTGKTVSVPVGKALLGRVVDPLGRVLDNGAEIAAEKWYPAERPSPVIMDRAPVSVPLQTGITAVDALIPIGRGQRELIIGDRQTGKTAVAVDTIINQRGKDVICAYCSIGQQNSSTAKVIASLKEAGALDYTFIVAAGGDDQPGMNFLAPYSACSMAEFFMEQGKDVLIVFDDLSKHARSYREISLLQRRPPAREAFPGDIFYIHSRLLERATHLSAEKGGGSLTALPVVETEAQNIAAYIPTNLVSITDGQIYLSPKLFQQSVLPAVDVGKSVSRVGGAAQLPAFRKTAGDLKLSYSQFEELEIFERFSTKLDAQTKQALTRGHRIRAVLKQQQNNPVSVMGQIALLTAVNNGVFDEIAESAVPAAADIIRRKAEAELKTISEKILAGNGISPEDNNIILQGVKKLISESTGKNNAVS
- a CDS encoding F0F1 ATP synthase subunit C, with the translated sequence MDNVTIVAVVSIITAGATIVLGTLLPAYGEMKALIKALESITQQPDASNVLSRNLFVGLAMIESLAIYCLVISIILIFTNPFWNFMTTAGGK